One Belonocnema kinseyi isolate 2016_QV_RU_SX_M_011 chromosome 6, B_treatae_v1, whole genome shotgun sequence genomic region harbors:
- the LOC117174463 gene encoding U1 small nuclear ribonucleoprotein C-like isoform X1 encodes MAQNIALIFALAIIQVIYSDAQILEKEFSITPYRSACASSPCDPGFGGPAFPAFGWQQMCRPIMMPPIPIGGMPIGGQPSLEAPIGISPPMGVSPPLRGPIGIPPSIGTQPTPGFPPLNGNSPQMQGPPASFIQPKNLNENSNKNFNLNTNTNFQ; translated from the exons ATGGCACAAAACATAGCTTTGATTTTCGCATTAGCAATCATTCag GTGATCTATTCAGATGCTCAAATACTGGAGAAGGAATTTTCGATAACACCATACAGATCAGCATGTGCTTCTTCTCCCTGTG atcctGGCTTTGGTGGACCAGCATTTCCTGCATTCGGGTGGCAACAGATGTGCCGTCCAATCATGATGCCACCCATTCCAATTGGAGGCATGCCAATTGGAGGTCAACCCTCCCTTGAAGCTCCAATTGGAATTTCGCCACCAATGGGAGTTTCACCTCCTCTTCGAGGTCCAATTGGAATTCCTCCATCAATTGGAACTCAGCCTACTCCTGGATTTCCACCACTAAATGGTAATTCACCTCAAATGCAAGGACCTCCAGCCAGTtttattcaaccgaaaaatttaaacgagaattctaacaaaaattttaacttgaacacCAACACTAACTTCCAGTAG
- the LOC117174463 gene encoding proline-rich protein HaeIII subfamily 1-like isoform X2, producing the protein MAQNIALIFALAIIQVIYSDAQILEKEFSITPYRSACASSPCAFPAFGWQQMCRPIMMPPIPIGGMPIGGQPSLEAPIGISPPMGVSPPLRGPIGIPPSIGTQPTPGFPPLNGNSPQMQGPPASFIQPKNLNENSNKNFNLNTNTNFQ; encoded by the exons ATGGCACAAAACATAGCTTTGATTTTCGCATTAGCAATCATTCag GTGATCTATTCAGATGCTCAAATACTGGAGAAGGAATTTTCGATAACACCATACAGATCAGCATGTGCTTCTTCTCCCTGTG CATTTCCTGCATTCGGGTGGCAACAGATGTGCCGTCCAATCATGATGCCACCCATTCCAATTGGAGGCATGCCAATTGGAGGTCAACCCTCCCTTGAAGCTCCAATTGGAATTTCGCCACCAATGGGAGTTTCACCTCCTCTTCGAGGTCCAATTGGAATTCCTCCATCAATTGGAACTCAGCCTACTCCTGGATTTCCACCACTAAATGGTAATTCACCTCAAATGCAAGGACCTCCAGCCAGTtttattcaaccgaaaaatttaaacgagaattctaacaaaaattttaacttgaacacCAACACTAACTTCCAGTAG